From one Culex quinquefasciatus strain JHB chromosome 3, VPISU_Cqui_1.0_pri_paternal, whole genome shotgun sequence genomic stretch:
- the LOC6031083 gene encoding uncharacterized protein LOC6031083, translated as MRRTYMRLADVVFESSFYNDYCHTTYTYSVPSKYQSVSTVISDCTTREKTRWMAISTAIKDEVTLLQSISEELAMNIARCATYKDFITSSPDYNQAEACLKTNLEDMRELSFQLKIHFTNIVNLVKAQVAPSKYRLENCFVTKLHEATALLKSTRESMNECSGRFDSHPRMGYEDDASDWYNRHLGEVCEGSDADSESVSNEAIDSAEAYDKTGFPEDIDRKPKIDTLVCKKRWIRWTRVKRPVMGRIVPKKMAEKTKTTKKDRTVGKVIAEN; from the exons ATGCGACGCACCTACATGCGACTGGCTGATGTCGTGTTTGAGAGTAGCTTCTACAACGATTACTGCCACACCACGTACACGTACTCAGTGCCCTCAAAATATCAATCAGTCAGCACTGTGATCAGCGATTGCACGACTCGGGAGAAGACTCGCTGGATGGCAATCTCCACTGCTATCAAGGATGAGGTCACTCTGCTGCAGTCCATCTCGGAAGAACTGGCAATGAACATTGCCCGTTGTGCGACCTACAAGGACTTTATCACGTCCAGTCCCGACTACAACCAGGCTGAAGCATGTTTGAAAACG AACTTGGAGGACATGCGCGAGCTCAGTTTCCAGCTGAAGATTCATTTCACGAACATTGTGAACCTGGTCAAGGCCCAGGTCGCACCGAGCAAGTATCGGCTGGAGAACTGCTTCGTGACCAAGCTGCACGAGGCGACGGCCCTGCTCAAGAGCACCCGGGAATCGATGAACGAGTGCAGCGGCCGGTTCGATTCGCACCCCCGGATGGGCTACGAAGATGACGCTAGCGATTGGTACAACCGCCACCTGGGAGAGGTTTGTGAGGGATCGGACGCGGACTCCGAAAGTGTCAGCAACGAGGCCATCGACAGTGCCGAGGCGTACGACAAGACAGGCTTCCCAGAAGATATCGACAGGAAGCCCAAGATCGACACCTTGGTGTGCAAGAAACGGTGGATCCGGTGGACACGAGTGAAAAGACCGGTAATGGGTCGGATAGTTCCGAAAAAGATGGCGGAaaagacaaaaacgacaaaaaaggaCAGGACAGTGGGGAAGGTGATAGCGGAGAACTAG